The DNA sequence CGACGCCGAGCCTTTGGCGGGAAACAACGCCTTGGGGACCTGCCCGGCCACGAGCTTCGGGAGCGACTTGAATGCCACCCCGTCCCTCGATCGGGGAACCACGGCCAGAATGGCCTCGCGAACCCGGTCGTACTTCTCCCGGTCGATCCGGGTCCCGCTGGCGCCGGGGGTGACATTCAGGGTGAGAACCGTCTCTTTCCGTTCGGACATGGGACACCTCGCCGATTGCTGGATGTGAAATTTGCCGAATGGCCCGCAAGGCACAATCATACGCTCGACATCAGCGACTGCCAGCGTCGGCTCGGGCCGGCATCGGCTGCCTGGAATCTAACAAGCTGCTTTGGGAGAGGAGAAACCGCGCCATGAGTCCGTGTTTCAATGCTGTGAGCCGCGTTTGCGGCCTGTCCATTGCCGTCCTGCTGCTCCTTCCGGCCGTCACCTTTGCCCAGCCGGAGCGAACCTCCAAGGGGCGGACGCTGGTCGTGCCCGATGCGCAGGCCGCCATGGGGACGGTTTATTACGTTCATCCCGGGAAGGATGCCCAGGTGACGTTCACTTCGGATGCGCCGCTGGAGCACATCAAGGGGACGAACAACAACGTCGTGGGTTACTTCGTCTTCGGAGGTAAACCGGACGGATCGGGCTTTGACATCAAGGCCGGCGTGTTTCGCCTGCCGGTGAAGGCGTTCGATACCGGCATTCCGATGCGTAATGAACACCTGGCCGGCGATCGTTGGATGAATGCCCAATCCTATCCGGACGTCGTGTTCGTTGTGACCAACGCCCGCAACGCCGCCTTGGCAAGAGAGGGCGAAGGTTTCAAGACCTACTCGGTCGATCTGGTTGGCAACATGACCGTCAAGGGAACGACCAAGTCCATGACGGTTCCGGCGCGGATCACGATCATGCCCGAGAGCGAGAAGACGTCCGTTCGTGCCCCGGGCAACCTGGCCGCCGTTCGAGCCAACTTCCCCGTGAAGTTGTCCGATTTCAAGATCGCCGAGGGCGACCCGGCGATGGCGTCCGGAAAGATCGCCGACGAGCTGGCCCTGGAGGTCTTTCTCTTGCTTTCCACGGCCTCGCCGGATCGCTAGGGCAGGGCTGGTCTGAAAGGAGTGGTCGGCCGTGCATGGACTGACACGACTTTTCCTGGGCATACTCTGCCTGCTGGTCATCGCGCAGGCCGTTGTCCTCTGGTCGGCGACCGGCCGGGCGGCATTTACCCGATACCACGATCCGAAGCGAGCGGTCGATCAGGCAGGTGCGACTTCCGCCCGCGACATTTTCGCCGATACCGGTCTGGAGGACGAAACGGGTCCGATGGAGAAGCTGCCCAACCAGTTCACGCTAGGGCTCCTTCCTTCCGGACCGGACAGACATATGGTCTCACTCGCGACGTTGTCCCTTCCGCCCGGGCTGGCGCTCTTGATCCTGGCGATCGGGCCGCTGTTTCGAAAGAAGCCGCGACAAGCTGAACTGTCGTCGAAGGCAAGGCTGACCTAGCCAATTTAGCTGCGGGCACGGACGAAGTTCCCGCTCTGTTCGGCATGCGTTTTGCAAGTCGGAACGCGTCGAGGCGGTGCGGCGCTTTGTGCTGCGCGGAGAAACGTACTACACTCCCGCGGTGGCAGTCCACGGCCCGTCGGCGTTCGAGCGGGTCTGCCCGTCATCATGTCGACAGCCGTTGCGCTTCAGAGCACTGCCCGAAGCCGTGCTTTGTTTCATTCCATTCTATCGCGGGAATCGCCGCGGGAGTCGACACCATGGACCCGGTCGTTCAGCCCGTTACCGACGCACACGCCATTCGAACCGTCCAGCAGCATATTCTGGAGCGACAGCGCGAGCGGTTCCCGCACGCTACCGGCGAATTCAGCTGGCTCCTCTCGGGAATCACCCTGGCCACGAAGATCATTGCGGATCACGTCCGGCGTGCCGGCTTGTGCAATATCCTCGGCGCCGCCAACAAGACCAACGTCCAGGGCGAGATCGTTCAGAAGCTGGACATCCTCGCCAACGAGACGATCCTCGCCTGCCTGGGCTATCGCGACAGCGTTGGCATCATGGTTTCCGAGGAGGACGACGAACCGCATATCATTAAGGAACTTGACGGCCGTTCGAAGTACATTGTCCTGTTCGATCCGCTCGACGGCAGCAGCAATATCGACGTTAACGTGTCCATCGGGACGATCTTCTCCATCCTCCAGCGCCGTTCGGATATTCGTAACGGCTCGGCCATGGACCACATCCTCCAGCCCGGCGTGCACCAGATCGCGGCAGGCTATGTCATTTACAGCAGCAGCACCGTGATGTGCTACACGACCGGCGACGGCGTGCACATGTTCACGCTCGACCCGTCGATCGGCGCGTTCCGCCTGAGCAAAGAGAATCTTCGTATGCCTGCGGCCGGCAAGACGTACAGCGTGAACGAAGCCTACCGAAGCCAGTTCCCCAAAGGCGTGCAGGATTATCTGGACTGGACCAAGAGCGAAGAAACGGGGTACAGCCTGCGCTACATCGGTTCGCTCGTGGCGGATTTTCACCGCACGCTGCTCAAAGGTGGCGTGTTCCTGTATCCACCGACGAAAAAGGCCCCGCGCGGCAAGCTGCGGCTGTTGTATGAGGCCAATCCGCTGGCCTTCATCGCCGAGCAGGCCGGGGGAGTCGCCACGGACGGCATGCACCGCATTCTCGAACGTGTTCCGACATCTTTGCACGAACGGACCTCCCTGATCATCGGCAGCGCTGACGAAGTCGGGCGTGTGGCCACATTCTGGAAGCGGTAGGGGCCTTCGCGTCGTTTCCTGCACCCGCGCTTTGAGAATGTAACGACCCCAGCCCGACGCCCATGTTGCGTTGCTTTTCTTGAATGCCCTTGTACCCGTATCTATAATCCCGCCGAACAGGGAAACGCGTCGTGGGACTCCGCGGGCGCGGATTACACGGAAGTAAACTGAGCGATGGGCTGATCGCGAGCCGACAATCGCTTTCGGGCTCCATGCACAACCAGAACAAGTGAGCGGGTTACCTCCGCCAATGGATTGGGCAATGAACGGAGGCCCCGACAGTTAAACCGAGGTGCCGACCATGAACGCAAGTTATTTCGAAGGTACGCTGGGATCGAATCCGGTTGGCCATCAGGTCGAGGAGCCGCCGGCCATGGAAAATACGGGAACTGGTTCGCTGGACGAGATCCTGACGCGCATCGAGCGGCGCGAGATTCTGGCGGCACTCGAGCGTGCCCAGGGTCAACGGACCAAGGCTGCCCGAATGCTGGGCATCTCTCGGAGCCGGCTTTATCGCCGCATGGAAGCTCTGGGGATCGACCCCAAGGACTCCGACGGAAACACCGCCGAGTAGCCGACGGGACCGAAGCGAGTCGCCCTTGCTATCCCCACACATCGTGCCTATTTCCCTCGGAATCAGGTATTGCCCGATCCCCGAGGATCGGGCGTTCGAGGTGAGTGTGCATGTCGCCTGAGGACCTGCGGTCCTCGATTCCCGACCGAGCCCGCCTCTGGATCGGTGGACATGACCGCTCCGCGCGGCAATTCATTCATTCATTGGTCGCGAATTGCTCCCGGCCCCCGACCGGGCCCGTTGACTTGGCTATCATTACAGCTGCCTCTCCTGACGAAACGACCTA is a window from the Phycisphaerae bacterium genome containing:
- a CDS encoding YceI family protein; its protein translation is MSPCFNAVSRVCGLSIAVLLLLPAVTFAQPERTSKGRTLVVPDAQAAMGTVYYVHPGKDAQVTFTSDAPLEHIKGTNNNVVGYFVFGGKPDGSGFDIKAGVFRLPVKAFDTGIPMRNEHLAGDRWMNAQSYPDVVFVVTNARNAALAREGEGFKTYSVDLVGNMTVKGTTKSMTVPARITIMPESEKTSVRAPGNLAAVRANFPVKLSDFKIAEGDPAMASGKIADELALEVFLLLSTASPDR
- the fbp gene encoding class 1 fructose-bisphosphatase, which encodes MRTVQQHILERQRERFPHATGEFSWLLSGITLATKIIADHVRRAGLCNILGAANKTNVQGEIVQKLDILANETILACLGYRDSVGIMVSEEDDEPHIIKELDGRSKYIVLFDPLDGSSNIDVNVSIGTIFSILQRRSDIRNGSAMDHILQPGVHQIAAGYVIYSSSTVMCYTTGDGVHMFTLDPSIGAFRLSKENLRMPAAGKTYSVNEAYRSQFPKGVQDYLDWTKSEETGYSLRYIGSLVADFHRTLLKGGVFLYPPTKKAPRGKLRLLYEANPLAFIAEQAGGVATDGMHRILERVPTSLHERTSLIIGSADEVGRVATFWKR